From a single Calothrix sp. NIES-2098 genomic region:
- a CDS encoding aminoglycoside phosphotransferase encodes MNTIENIKTQSTNNLTAIAEQFTFQGKVKSIQAFGSGNINDTFLVTLDSSQEQHFILQRINTQVFRQPHSIMQNMCTFTGHARKRLQQNPLNRRWEIPRVLFTKDAQDHWIDADGAFWRAISFIEGSQSFDTIRDRSQAGEVGYALGMFHNLIGDLPPEKLADTLEGFHITPRYLQNYNEVLAKTSVQKTPEVNYCLQFVSDRQIFASILEDAKATGKLPLRLMHGDPKINNVLFDAITHQAVSVIDLDTVKPGLVHYDIGDCLRSGCNPVGEETEDWESVGFDTDICQGILQGYLSVAKAFLTENDYAYMYDAIRLIAFELGLRFFADHLAGNVYFKVKHPEHNLYRALVQFALTKSIESQESAIRAIIQDVK; translated from the coding sequence ATGAATACGATAGAAAATATCAAAACCCAAAGCACAAACAATCTCACTGCTATTGCTGAACAATTTACATTTCAGGGCAAAGTAAAGAGTATTCAAGCATTTGGCAGCGGTAATATTAATGACACTTTTCTAGTAACGCTGGATAGTTCGCAAGAACAGCATTTTATTCTGCAACGTATTAATACACAAGTGTTTCGTCAGCCGCACTCGATCATGCAGAATATGTGTACTTTTACAGGGCACGCTCGCAAACGGCTACAACAAAACCCACTCAATCGCCGTTGGGAAATTCCTCGCGTACTTTTTACCAAGGACGCACAAGACCACTGGATAGATGCAGATGGTGCCTTCTGGCGGGCGATTAGCTTTATTGAAGGTTCGCAGTCTTTTGACACGATACGCGATCGCTCGCAAGCAGGCGAAGTCGGCTATGCTTTGGGGATGTTCCACAATTTGATCGGCGATTTACCACCAGAAAAACTCGCTGATACCTTAGAAGGATTCCACATTACACCGCGCTATCTCCAAAATTACAACGAAGTTCTGGCGAAAACTTCTGTACAAAAGACTCCTGAAGTAAATTATTGCTTGCAGTTTGTGAGCGATCGCCAAATCTTTGCATCTATCCTCGAAGATGCTAAAGCTACAGGTAAGTTACCTCTGCGTTTGATGCATGGCGATCCTAAAATCAATAACGTATTATTTGACGCTATAACCCATCAAGCTGTCAGTGTTATAGACCTGGATACTGTGAAGCCAGGTTTAGTACATTACGACATTGGCGACTGTTTGCGCTCTGGTTGCAACCCGGTTGGGGAAGAAACAGAAGATTGGGAAAGTGTTGGTTTTGATACTGATATTTGTCAAGGCATATTGCAAGGCTATCTCTCAGTAGCTAAAGCCTTTCTTACCGAGAATGACTATGCATATATGTATGATGCCATCCGTTTGATTGCCTTTGAGTTGGGACTGAGATTTTTTGCAGATCATTTAGCAGGCAATGTCTATTTCAAAGTCAAGCACCCAGAACACAATCTTTATCGGGCGCTGGTGCAGTTTGCGCTAACAAAAAGCATTGAGTCTCAAGAAAGTGCAATTCGCGCCATTATTCAGGATGTAAAATGA